Proteins co-encoded in one Brassica oleracea var. oleracea cultivar TO1000 chromosome C4, BOL, whole genome shotgun sequence genomic window:
- the LOC106336641 gene encoding uncharacterized protein LOC106336641: MKSNNRKDLSERLMLDRILPGSGSPTRPGSKLMVLLLLVSATYVVYTLKLISSSRACHVEPFSAVVRRLNDIVNSSQPFILLQSNQTALIKSHNSSPPPPPPPPETELRHVVFGIAASARLWKQRKEYIKLWYKPNQMRGYVWLEKPVKRLDQENETNNLPPVKISADTSKFPYKNKQGHRSAIRISRIVTETLKLGLEDVRWFVMGDDDTVFVAENLIRVLRKYDHNQMYYIGSLSESHLQNIYFSYGMAYGGGGFAVSYPLAVALSKMQDRCIKRYPALYGSDDRMQACMAELGVPLTKELGFHQYDVYGNLFGLLAAHPVAPLVTLHHLDVVEPIFPNMTRVDALKRLQIPAMLDSAGLMQQSICYDKRRKWTVSVSWGYAVQIFRGVFSAREMEMPSRTFLNWYRRADYTAYAFNTRPVSRHPCQKPFVFYMTTTGVHPMTNMTVSHYESYRVAQPECRWKMANPGDLRTVIVYKKPDPHLWDRSPRRNCCRVKSKKKNTLEISVAVCKEGEVVEVM, translated from the exons ATGAAGTCGAATAACCGGAAAGATTTATCAGAGAGGCTAATGTTGGATCGGATTTTACCCGGTTCCGGTTCACCGACCCGACCCGGATCCAAACTCATGGTCTTGCTCCTCCTCGTCTCAGCAACTTACGTCGTCTACACTCTTAAGCTCATCTCCAGCTCACGTGCCTGTCACGTGGAGCCTTTCTCCGCCGTCGTTCGCCGCTTGAACGACATTGTGAACTCATCTCAGCCGTTCATTCTCCTCCAGTCAAATCAAACAGCCTTGATCAAATCTCACAACTCCTCACCACCTCCACCTCCTCCGCCGCCGGAAACGGAGCTCCGTCACGTAGTTTTCGGAATCGCCGCGTCGGCGAGGCTGTGGAAACAGAGGAAAGAGTATATCAAGCTCTGGTACAAACCAAATCAAATGCGTGGTTACGTCTGGTTAGAGAAACCGGTTAAGAGGCTCGACCAAGAAAACGAAACCAACAATCTCCCGCCTGTTAAAATCTCCGCCGACACTTCGAAGTTTCCTTATAAGAACAAACAGGGGCACAGATCGGCGATTCGAATCTCGCGGATCGTGACGGAGACGCTCAAACTAGGACTCGAAGACGTGAGGTGGTTCGTGATGGGAGACGACGATACGGTCTTCGTCGCCGAGAATCTCATCAGAGTTCTGAGGAAGTACGATCACAATCAGATGTATTACATCGGGAGTTTATCGGAGAGTCATCTTCAGAACATTTACTTCTCTTACGGAATGGCTTACGGCGGTGGAGGATTCGCCGTGAGTTATCCGTTGGCGGTGGCGCTGAGCAAAATGCAGGATCGTTGCATAAAGAGATATCCGGCGTTGTACGGGTCAGATGATCGGATGCAAGCTTGCATGGCTGAACTCGGTGTTCCACTCACTAAAGAACTCGGTTTTCACCAG TACGATGTGTATGGCAATCTATTCGGTCTACTAGCGGCGCACCCGGTGGCTCCACTGGTTACACTTCACCATCTTGACGTGGTCGAACCGATATTTCCAAACATGACTCGTGTAGACGCCTTGAAGCGTTTACAAATTCCGGCCATGCTAGACTCTGCGGGACTTATGCAACAGTCGATATGCTACGACAAACGCCGTAAGTGGACTGTTTCAGTCTCTTGGGGATACGCGGTTCAGATCTTTCGCGGAGTCTTTTCCGCTCGAGAGATGGAAATGCCTTCAAGAACCTTCTTAAATTG GTATCGGCGGGCGGATTACACGGCGTACGCTTTTAATACACGACCAGTGAGTCGTCATCCATGCCAGAAACCGTTTGTGTTCTATATGACAACGACGGGAGTTCATCCCATGACAAATATGACGGTGAGCCATTACGAAAGTTACCGTGTGGCTCAACCCGAGTGTCGATGGAAGATGGCTAATCCCGGTGATCTTAGAACGGTCATTGTTTACAAGAAACCGGACCCTCACCTTTGGGACAGA TCTCCGAGAAGAAATTGTTGCAGGGTGAAATCAAAGAAGAAGAATACTTTAGAGATCAGTGTTGCAGTTTGCAAGGAAGGTGAAGTGGTTGAAGTTATGTAA